Genomic segment of Mixophyes fleayi isolate aMixFle1 chromosome 4 unlocalized genomic scaffold, aMixFle1.hap1 SUPER_4_unloc_4, whole genome shotgun sequence:
ACATCCCGCTTTAGCTGTGTGTTAACTCGAGTTAGACGAGGTTACATTGTAATGCTCGTTAGATAACGGACACAGTTGAACTAAACTCCCCCATCCAGATTGGCGGTGTCGTCTATTAAACAAAAGTGAACCATATATGGCACTGTCACGGTGCACTGACGTTACGTTTAAACAAGCTGCAGACACTTTATAATAAGACGGCAGGAGTCAGTATATACGGCTATAATCTCTTTTCTCGCACCACCGCCGGAAAGAAACAGCTACTCTAGAGCTCAGCTTCATAGCGCACACATCCACCCCCATAGAGTAACAGAAAAGTGTGTGTGGAGGggaatatatactatatagctcTGTCGAGACCgagtgggtggctctgaaaagagcctttgtgtgatTGACAGGAGTGCGGCTCCAAGTTACTTCTTCTTAGGAGCAGCCTTCTTCggcttagctgcctttttagccgggctcttggctactttgggcttagctgcctttttagccGGACTCTTAGCCactttgggcttagctgcctttttagccgggctcttggccgCCTTCTTGGGTTTCACAGCAGGTTTCGGCTTCTTAGGGCTTTTTACTGCTTTCTTGGCTGCTGCCGGTTTCTTGGCCTTTTTCGGGCTCTTGGCTGCGCTGGGAGACTTCTTCGGGGACTTGGGCACTTTCTTGGCTGCCGCTTTCTTGGGTTTAACCACCGCCACCTTCTTCTTAGCTGCCTTATCCttgctctccagctgcttcttGTTCAGCTTGAAGGAACCGGAGGCGCCGCTGCCTTTCACCTGGATCAGGGTCTCTTTCGTCACCAAGCTCTTGAGCGCCACTTTCAGGCGGCTGTTATTCTTCTCCACATCGTAACCTCCAGCAGCGAGGGTCTTCTTCAGGGCGGCCAGGGAAACACCGCTGCGCTCCTTGGATGCGGACACGCATTTTACAATCTGCTCAGACACGCTTGGACCGGACGTTTTGTTGCCCTTCTTGGAGCTTCCTGCAGCTGCTTTCTTCGGCTGACGCTTTCCCTTGACGGGGGCCTCTGCTGGAGCAGCGGGCGCTGCGGCGGGAGCTGTCTCTGACATTTTCCGTGCACCAAATAGAAACAaaacttttacatgcagataatcATCAACTGAGTTGTTATATAGAGCCCAGGAATGCGAAGCCATTGGCTGTGGTGAAGAGCCAATCATGTGCGCAGATTCCGGGGGTATTGTTACCACGCCCATTATCCTCATGGACGCCGTTCTAGAATGTCGGCTCCCGCTTTGTGTTTCTATGGCTGAAAGAAATGAGTTTAATATGAAGTGTAATAATACCGGCTCGTTGTCCTTTATTTCATCAGCACATTGTGACGCCCTTTCgtcgtgtgtagactttttatattgagGAACCCCGGGCAAATACACTGAAAATACACCCAACACCCCCATCTCCCTAAATCTCCTCTCTGTATCTTAACTTATGATCAAATACGTGGATGCGCCCAAAGAAAGCTCCCGGATCCCCCAGTGACTGAGCAGAGTAAACCTTCCTACTTctccttttatgtcatgtttcacTTCTCACGTCTTATTTCTACCTTTTTAAACCTTCAGACTCGTGTGAGACTGTCACGTTACACAGATGTTCCATACTGACAGGCATACAGTCATGCATCACAATCGTCAGCTCTGTATATGTCCAGTAATCACTATTCCCGATTTAACATTTGCGACAGTCTCCTACCAGACAACACTGAAAGGATGGTCACACGGCAGTTTGAACACGGAGCATGCAGAATGCAGCCACCGCCGCTGAATAAATGGTCACACACTGGTACAGAAAGTGAGTGAAAGTGCAAGCAGAGCTTTATTCCCAGCCTGAGAGCTCAGAAAACAGAAACATATACTGAGTTAACCGAACACATCTACGTTCTGCGTTCTAACAACAAAAGGTCGCCCTGATTGACATTACAGGACCAAAATATAATTGTACTACAACGGCCTGAAAACTGGCAGTGTTGGTATGACTCAGGAACCTGTTGCTTGGTGCTCCTCCCCTATTTCCCTCAAGTTCCCAATCAGGTCCGCCTCTCCTGTATAAAAGGACAGCTTGTCTAGCGTGTAACTTAGTTCGTTTGTTGTAGACGGAAAGAAGATTACCTTTGAACATGTCTGGCAGAGGGAAAGGCGGTAAAGGACTCGGAAAAGGAGGCGCCAAGAGGCACAGGAAAGTCTTGCGGGATAATATCCAGGGTATCACAAAGCCCGCGATCCGCCGCCTGGCTCGTAGAGGAGGTGTGAAGCGTATTTCTGGCCTCATTTATGAAGAGACCCGTGGGGTGCTGAAGGTTTTCCTGGAGAACGTCATCCGGGACGCCGTCACCTACACTGAGCACGCCAAGCGGAAGACTGTCACCGCTATGGATGTGGTCTATGCTCTGAAGAGACAGGGCCGCACTCTGTATGGATTCGGAGGCTGAGCACTGACTCCTCTCGTCTAATTTCATTACACACACAAAGGTCCTTTTCAGGGCCGCCCATCTCTTCCATTAGAGAGCTGTAATATTGCCCTAGTACTCGGTAGAATGTGTGGAATTCTCCCCACTATATATCGGTGATCTGTTTAACTTTTGTATCCTCGAGGATACACGATTAGCTATTTGAAACATATGCAAAGGTGATCGCTGCGTGTCAGTGTTGCCTTAGAAAAGTTTGTTAATAAGAGACTATCGTGTCCTGCTGGTAACAATGCACGATTGTAAAGCATAccagattatataataattacatcTTGCACAGATACCTTTGCTGAGTAAATGTGACCAGTGGTATTGCAGTCTGTGTAAAACATTAAACGGTGCAACTCACGATTTGAACAATATATTATCTTTCCAGAAAACTCTAAATATGTGTCCCTATAATTGATATCTTGGTGCAGACTTTATAATATATGTGAGGTCTGGTAAGAGCAGGGAGATGGCATGAATGAAAGTAAAGTTTAAGTCAGCCTGGCTCATTCCCTCTTACATTTCAAAGGACAGCAGAAA
This window contains:
- the LOC142111691 gene encoding histone H1.01-like; the encoded protein is MSETAPAAAPAAPAEAPVKGKRQPKKAAAGSSKKGNKTSGPSVSEQIVKCVSASKERSGVSLAALKKTLAAGGYDVEKNNSRLKVALKSLVTKETLIQVKGSGASGSFKLNKKQLESKDKAAKKKVAVVKPKKAAAKKVPKSPKKSPSAAKSPKKAKKPAAAKKAVKSPKKPKPAVKPKKAAKSPAKKAAKPKVAKSPAKKAAKPKVAKSPAKKAAKPKKAAPKKK
- the LOC142111702 gene encoding histone H4, yielding MSGRGKGGKGLGKGGAKRHRKVLRDNIQGITKPAIRRLARRGGVKRISGLIYEETRGVLKVFLENVIRDAVTYTEHAKRKTVTAMDVVYALKRQGRTLYGFGG